In a single window of the Heliangelus exortis chromosome 1, bHelExo1.hap1, whole genome shotgun sequence genome:
- the LOC139792541 gene encoding complement C1q and tumor necrosis factor-related protein 9A-like, with the protein MKNWIILLTIIISTAESQTQDICTQGYPGIPGNPGHNGIPGRDGRDGAKGDKGDTGEAGLPGSPGKDGADGEKGERGANGTVEEKGNKGDKGERGRPGKLGPKGIIGSVGYKGQKGELGLPGQKGLKGDIGPIGPKGTKGELGHPGRVGFPGPIGPPGNVGPKGETGDRGPQGNPGIQGERGLKGDRGDKGNIGAPGVLPRSAFSVGLTITTKFPPPNRPIKFDKVLYNSLNDYSSDTGKFTCKYPGVYYFTYHITVYSRNVRVALVKNGIKMLHTVDRYQGGEDQASGAAILELQGGDEVWLQAHQGESFNGLFADGDDDTTFSGFLLFSTSDLLEPLPSPGM; encoded by the exons atgaaaaactgGATTATACTGCTGACTATCATcatcagcacagcagaaagtcaAACCCAGGATATATGTACCCAAGGGTACCCTGGCATCCCTGGCAATCCTGGGCACAATGGCATACCCGGTCGTGATGGACGTGATGGTGCAAAAGGCGACAAGGGAGATACAG GTGAAGCAGGACTTCCAGGAAGTCCAGGAAAAGATGGTGCAGATGGAGAGAAAGGCGAACGAG gagCCAATGGGACAGTTGAAGAGAAGGGGAACAAAGGAGATAAAGGAGAAAGAGGCCGACCTGGGAAACTGGGACCAAAAGGAATTATAGGGTCAGTGGGTTACAAAGGTCagaagggagagctgggactgcCAGGACAAAAAGGTTTAAAAGGAGACATTGGGCCCATAGGTCCAAAAGGGACAAAGGGTGAGCTTGGCCATCCTGGAAGAGTTGGTTTCCCAGGGCCAATTGGCCCGCCTGGTAATGTAGGTCCTAAAGGTGAAACTGGAGATAGAGGACCACAGGGTAATCCAGGAATTCAGGGGGAAAGAGGCTTGAAAGGAGACAGAGGAGATAAAGGTAATATAGGTGCTCCAGGAGTCCTGCCACGGAGTGCTTTCAGTGTTGGCCTTACAATCACCACCAAATTTCCTCCCCCGAATCGCCCGATCAAGTTTGACAAGGTGCTGTATAACAGTCTAAATGACTACAGCTCAGATACTGGTAAATTCACCTGTAAATACCCTGGTGTTTACTACTTCACCTACCACATCACTGTCTACTCAAGGAACGTCCGAGTAGCTCTAGTTAAAAATGGCATCAAGATGCTGCACACAGTGGACCGGTACCAGGGTGGAGAGGACCAGGCCTCAGGAGCTGCCATCCTTGAGCTACAGGGAGGAGACGAGGTGTGGCTGCAGGCTCACCAAGGAGAGTCTTTCAACGGGTTGTTTGCAGATGGTGATGATGACACCACCTTCTCTGGGTTCCTCCTGTTCAGCACTTCTGACCTGTTGGAGCCACTGCCATCGCCTGGCATGTAA